The sequence CTTCTATGAGCTGACCGAGTCCTTGACCTGTCCTGGCACCAACAAAGACTGCATGCTGTCCACTCCCTATGGGCACCCTGAAGATCCTGTCACCTACCAGCTCATCTCCACCTGCCATTATGGTGAACTGTGTAACAGGGCCGCGACCCCTGCAGACAGCCTGAAGGCTGGGACCACCACAGGCCGGATGCTGcgtgtgctgctgctgcttcaaTGACTGTGACCAGCATGGAGGGAACGGCCTGGGACTAGTCTAAGGACACCGCTGCTCCTTGTGCCTCCTGCCCCTCTGTCTCCCCCATTCCCCATTAAATGGCCAGAGACcctagataaaaaataaaatattaatttaaaaaagctaTACAGTACTTTTTCATAGGAATGATAGTGTAACAGACATTAGATATAAGTAGCAGTTATCATGCTATTATAGCTAAGAGGAGTGATGAGTTAAGACAATCAtcctcacaatctaggaccagAGGCCAGTTTTCTTTAAACTGTGAAAGGtgattgcttaaaaaaaatacagggcATGGTTGGCTGAACTGCATGTAGATTTTTAAGACTGCTTGTATCACATTAtctagtgattctcaaacttcCCCGACTATTAGAAATCACTACCACCCTTCAGACTaataaaatcagaatctctgaggtTGGGCCCCAAGCTCTGGTAGTCTTTTAAAGTTGCCTGAGAACCACTGGCAAATCAGAATGACACAATCTGTCCCAAGATTTTATTGGGTGAGTGCCCTTGCATTTTAGAATTGGAGTGGCAGCAAAGAATAACTAGGGAAATTATCATTGTTCTTCCTCATGTTAAATATCAGAAAAATCTATCCctgaaagaaatgggaaaatcaAATTGGCTTGTTACCTAAGCGGCTAGACATTAGTTATCTTGTATTATTTAACGCCCTGaattaaattaaacatttctacatgtttctgattctctgaGGCAACTCTTGGCATCCCAAGATTAATGTTAATGATACCTAATTGTCAATTTATGAAAACTGGCAGATCTGAGATATCCAAAAACTGATGGATTTAAAGTATTATAGGACAGATATTATGTTTTCTGGAATtatatttgatcattttaatttttagataataCTGTTGACATTAAATAGATTTAATGTAGCTGAATTATTAACTGGCTTTAAATTTTTGATGACTAAAACTAAAttagaagtaaataaaaaaggtTAAATCAGAAAACTGCATAATCTTTGTTGaaaattgtattttccaaaaataatgaTCATAAATATAAACTTCTACTTAATCACATAATACTTACTTTCCTACTGTTATATATTTGTGCTCAATTCATGTCAAACAAGTGTGGCCAGTAATATGATGTTTAGAATTGATTTAATTATATCCAAAGATTCAAGGTGATTGTAAGGCATTAAcaagtaatatttaaaatctaaaagGACACCAGTGGCAACTGATTATACACTATAGTAGGTAATAAATGCACACAAGATTTTCATGTAGATGTATATATTCTGCTCTTTAACCATTGTGCATTTTATTCTCATTGTGCATGATAAATACCTTTTTGTTACTTTGAGTTAGATTATCTTAAAATTACTAGAAAATAAGATTTATAACAATAATTATAGTAGAAAAAAGCTATTGAAATCAGAGATGGTACTGGATTCTAGTTGTAGATTTTCTATGTACCAGGacatcaattttctcatctacaaaatgggagtATTTGAGCCCATGATTGTTCATGTTTCCACTTGTTCTAAAGCCTACCATAAATTTTAATAGCACAtcatcattttctcttctttcaagaaatgttttaattttgtctCTTAAATTGCAATTACTCTTAttgaacagatatttattgagcatgtactatgtgccagatatgaAGTTACATGCATGGGAAACACCAAGGAACAAAACAGACATTTTCCCTGTCCTTTTGGCAACTGAAATTGTTAAGGTCCACTTAGTAGTCCAAGCGAGTAGAAGTTATCAGAATAACTCAAGGATCTTGTGCAGTGCTGGTGTGCAAACTTGCCAGGAGCTGGGAATCTCTCCttgttttaacatttctttcctttgtcgCTGTTTCTGTTCTCTAGATATCAATCAGTGTTTCCCATCTCAACCTGGATAATTCCAGTAACAGAGATTTGTAAGGTATGAAGGGAGAGAATATGTCTGATCACTTATGGGGTAACAAATGCCCCATAAGTGATCAGACATTTTAAATTAGcatttaagtttaattttcagaattaaatcagaattttaaattagcatttaagtttaattttcaaTTCCCACTGTTAAACTTTTTGTCACttctgttattattattctaaaatatctgcttcctgttattttattttattttttaataaatctttattgttcagattattacagatgttcctcttttttcctcacatagctcccctccatatACAacgagtacccatatgactgtcagctgatttctcaacagaaactatgcaggccagaagggagtggcaagaaatattcaaagtgatgaatagaaagaacctacaaccaagattactctacccagcaaagctatagtttagaattgaaggtcagataaagagcttcacagacaagaaaaagctaaaggagttcagcaccaccaaaccaggattatatgaaatgctgaagggtattctttagaataggaagaagaagaaaagggtaaagataaaaaattatgaacaacaaagtgacaacaaatacatatctatcaacaagtgaatctaaaaattgagtcaataaaaaatctgatgaacaaaataaactggtgatataatagaatcaggggcatagaaagggagtggactgacaattcttgggggaaagggatgtgagaggtgcgggaagagattggacaaaaattttacaccttatggatgaggacagtggtgaggGGTAAGGGAATAGAGTGGGGGGAACCGGTTGGAAGGGTGCttcctgttattttaaaatatttttctttctccttctgaaATATTTGGACTGCCTTTTCAATTTATCCATTCCCCCCACCAGCAACTGCAATCTGGAAGCATGGTCATAAGGTGGGAGATGATAGAACAGTTTTCTTGCCTCTGGCTGTGCCTCCAGCTAACCAATCTGGCCACCACCCTAGCTATTTTCAGAAGTTCTTCCACTCTTTCCCCATGAGATCAGTAAAAGTCTGATCTGGGATTCCTAAGAGATTCTCAAGTTTATAGTCCTTAGCAAGTAGATGGTAACTGTAAACACCTGGAATCATGACAGTATCTTCTAGAAGGGCTATGTGCCCTAACATCTGTGGTGTTGAATGTGTAACTACAGAATTCTGAGTAGGAGGGAAACTTAGGTGAGAAAGTCCAGATATGGTACTGGATTCTAGTTGACCTAGCCCTGACGTAGCAAAAGGATCCTACAGGACCAAACTCCTCAGACTAATTTCTGAAGAAGATATGGCAAAAGTCCATGGTCAGGCTCGTGAGACTGTTCTGCATGGAGGAATGATGATAGATAAATGGGAACAGAaacctttttattatgtttattataaCAATATCAATAAGGGTGCTGTCTCATTCACTATCCTTCCAATTTTTTCTTCTGATATAAATTCAAGAGAAGCCTGCAAATGACtagtacattaaaatattttaatgactatttTGATAATGCGGACATTTTTAATTTCATCAGTATATTTCCTT comes from Eptesicus fuscus isolate TK198812 chromosome 1, DD_ASM_mEF_20220401, whole genome shotgun sequence and encodes:
- the LOC129150230 gene encoding sperm acrosome membrane-associated protein 4-like gives rise to the protein MVLGWLLLLVMALPTVMTDTKNHIFYELTESLTCPGTNKDCMLSTPYGHPEDPVTYQLISTCHYGELCNRAATPADSLKAGTTTGRMLRVLLLLQ